From the Phoenix dactylifera cultivar Barhee BC4 chromosome 10, palm_55x_up_171113_PBpolish2nd_filt_p, whole genome shotgun sequence genome, one window contains:
- the LOC103696769 gene encoding proteasome assembly chaperone 4, whose translation MASGELNLDFSAQHISTDAHCNGKGKILEDQAIDSDVQITCFTEDLHDVTLHFQIIKLAKQIYVWIGCNTARFGHLYAAAATRPNNAVSVTSLIGGSSDNAGSSIARRLGLKTGLSIVLACNIPKDSPMVEATAERKLVEKLRNLGYIKATPEGMRVTLAES comes from the exons ATGGCTTCAGGAGAGTTGAATCTGGATTTTTCAGCACAGCATATTAGTACAGATGCTCATTGCAATGGGAAAGGCAAGATACTGGAAGATCAAGCAATAGATAGTGATGTACAGATCACATGTTTTACAGAGGATTTGCATGATGTCACACTTCACTTTCAGATCATAAAGCTCGCAAAGCAG ATCTATGTGTGGATTGGGTGCAACACTGCAAGATTTGGGCATCTATATGCTGCTGCAGCCACTCGACCG AACAATGCAGTGAGTGTTACTTCTTTGATTGGAGGCAGTTCTGACAACGCTGGTTCCAGCATTGCTCGTCGTTTAG GACTGAAGACTGGTCTTAGTATAGTTCTGGCATGCAACATTCCGAAAGATAGCCCCATGGTTGAG GCAACTGCAGAGAGGAAActggtggagaagctgaggaatCTAGGTTACATAAAGGCTACACCTGAAGGAATGCGTGTTACATTGGCCGAATCTtga
- the LOC103696768 gene encoding DEAD-box ATP-dependent RNA helicase 42-like isoform X2 encodes MNNTCYCNCFKGKHEEKKHIKEKRYKEQRQGKERKDKDRSRDKHKEKKDKKEKYKEKKRDKYRNRKNRTADDKKTEEQTKGYNEEKIWKGSWKAEEVKNSKFMEEFGRRIKDEGTAERLLENFAGSVQNGFEGFGASIALEKERCNRNEMAANFIAREPRRNDALGQPMEMDADRKNEGRKKAKYRYEMLANLVSKEQRRNDDMGRIVEKDEEKNVEAKEKAKDRYGMVENLRRKEQRRGDKMGQTAEKDAEEKFEGKEKRDDGDKRIEGKDKITDREANVRKGGKHIHRCREKRYKGKDKDRHKEKEKKKEKEKKREKGEKTHKEHDKPKDSGKMDRIDDLIIMPLVPQKNNEKCAGTDGTIKKRKDFEINVFLHEIDGLPNKLPRPAPSSRLHVENGRTLESCHVAAGYSSIKLGTTKYINAERVPETKKHKINGIAGHPQSMDDLRPLVSLESSPNGKASVERPHPDTKFLSQIYSVPKMEDWPEYTDQELLFSSDPPRPKPKASFKAEKTSHLWTEGLQIESADVFALPFVIPY; translated from the exons ATGAATAATACTTGCTATTGCAACTGTTTCAAG GGGAAACACGAAGAGAAGAaacatataaaggagaagaggtaCAAAGAACAGAGACAaggtaaagaaagaaaagacaaGGATAGAAGCAGAGATAAGCACAAAGAGAAGAAGGATAAAAAGGAAAAgtacaaggagaagaaaagggatAAATACAGGAATAGGAAGAACAGGACAGCAGATGATAAGAAAACTGAAGAACAGACCAAAGGTTACAATGAAGAAAAGATCTGGAAAGGTAGCTGGAAGGCTGAAGAAGTTAAAAATTCTAAATTCATGGAGGAATTTGGAAGGAGGATCAAAGATGAAGGGACAGCAGAGAGATTGCTTGAGAACTTTGCAGGTTCAGTTCAAAATGGGTTTGAGGGCTTTGGTGCTTCAATTGCCTTGGAGAAGGAAAGATGTAATAGAAATGAAATGGCTGCAAACTTCATTGCTCGAGAGCCTAGAAGAAATGATGCTTTGGGCCAACCAATGGAGATGGATGCAGATAGAAAGAatgaagggaggaagaaggcaaAATATAGGTATGAAATGCTTGCAAACCTCGTTAGTAAAGAGCAAAGAAGAAATGATGACATGGGCCGAATCGTggagaaggatgaagaaaaaaaTGTTGAAGCAAAGGAAAAGGCGAAAGACAGGTATGGAATGGTTGAAAACCTCCGTCGCAAAGAACAAAGAAGAGGTGATAAGATGGGCCAAACAGCTGAGAAGGATGCAGAGGAAAAATTTGAAGGGAAGGAGAAAAGAGATGATGGAGACAAAAGGATTGAAGGGAAGGATAAGATAACTGACAGGGAAGCTAATGTCAGAAAGGGAGGCAAGCACATCCATAGATGTCGGGAGAAGAGATACAAAGGGAAGGACAAAGATAGAcataaagagaaggaaaagaaaaaggaaaaggagaaaaaaagggagaaaggtGAAAAAACACACAAAGAACATGATAAGCCAAAAGACAGTGGAAAAATGGATCGGATAGACGATCTAATCATCATGCCCTTAGTCCCTCAGAAAAACAATGAAAAATGTGCCGGTACTGATGGAACTATCAAGAAGAGGAAAGACTTTGAGATAAATGTGTTTTTGCATG AAATTGATGGGCTGCCTAATAAGCTTCCAAGGCCAGCACCATCCTCCCGCCTGCATGTTGAGAATGGAAGAACACTGGAGTCATGCCATGTTGCTGCAGGTTATTCTTCCATTAAGCTTGGGACCACAAAATACATCAATGCTGAAAGAGTTCCAGAGACTAAGAAACACAAGATAAATGGCATTGCAGGACATCCACAATCAATGGATGACTTGAGGCCCTTGGTTTCTCTAGAAAGTAGTCCGAATGGCAAAGCTTCTGTAGAACGGCCTCACCCTGATACCAAGTTTCTTAGCCAGATATACTCTGTTCCAAAAATGGAGGACTGGCCGGAATATACTGACCAGGAGTTGCTGTTTAGCAGTGATCCCCCCCGGCCAAAGCCTAAGGCGTCATTCAAGGCTGAAAAGACATCCCACTTGTGGACCGAGGGACTGCAAATTGAGTCGGCAGATGTTTTTGCTCTGCCTTTTGTTATTCCTTACTGA
- the LOC103696768 gene encoding DEAD-box ATP-dependent RNA helicase 42-like isoform X3, which translates to MSRCFPFPPPGYEKKLRSDGIDLLAKGKHEEKKHIKEKRYKEQRQGKERKDKDRSRDKHKEKKDKKEKYKEKKRDKYRNRKNRTADDKKTEEQTKGYNEEKIWKGSWKAEEVKNSKFMEEFGRRIKDEGTAERLLENFAGSVQNGFEGFGASIALEKERCNRNEMAANFIAREPRRNDALGQPMEMDADRKNEGRKKAKYRYEMLANLVSKEQRRNDDMGRIVEKDEEKNVEAKEKAKDRYGMVENLRRKEQRRGDKMGQTAEKDAEEKFEGKEKRDDGDKRIEGKDKITDREANVRKGGKHIHRCREKRYKGKDKDRHKEKEKKKEKEKKREKGEKTHKEHDKPKDSGKMDRIDDLIIMPLVPQKNNEKCAGTDGTIKKRKDFEINVFLHEIDGLPNKLPRPAPSSRLHVENGRTLESCHVAAGHPQSMDDLRPLVSLESSPNGKASVERPHPDTKFLSQIYSVPKMEDWPEYTDQELLFSSDPPRPKPKASFKAEKTSHLWTEGLQIESADVFALPFVIPY; encoded by the exons GGGAAACACGAAGAGAAGAaacatataaaggagaagaggtaCAAAGAACAGAGACAaggtaaagaaagaaaagacaaGGATAGAAGCAGAGATAAGCACAAAGAGAAGAAGGATAAAAAGGAAAAgtacaaggagaagaaaagggatAAATACAGGAATAGGAAGAACAGGACAGCAGATGATAAGAAAACTGAAGAACAGACCAAAGGTTACAATGAAGAAAAGATCTGGAAAGGTAGCTGGAAGGCTGAAGAAGTTAAAAATTCTAAATTCATGGAGGAATTTGGAAGGAGGATCAAAGATGAAGGGACAGCAGAGAGATTGCTTGAGAACTTTGCAGGTTCAGTTCAAAATGGGTTTGAGGGCTTTGGTGCTTCAATTGCCTTGGAGAAGGAAAGATGTAATAGAAATGAAATGGCTGCAAACTTCATTGCTCGAGAGCCTAGAAGAAATGATGCTTTGGGCCAACCAATGGAGATGGATGCAGATAGAAAGAatgaagggaggaagaaggcaaAATATAGGTATGAAATGCTTGCAAACCTCGTTAGTAAAGAGCAAAGAAGAAATGATGACATGGGCCGAATCGTggagaaggatgaagaaaaaaaTGTTGAAGCAAAGGAAAAGGCGAAAGACAGGTATGGAATGGTTGAAAACCTCCGTCGCAAAGAACAAAGAAGAGGTGATAAGATGGGCCAAACAGCTGAGAAGGATGCAGAGGAAAAATTTGAAGGGAAGGAGAAAAGAGATGATGGAGACAAAAGGATTGAAGGGAAGGATAAGATAACTGACAGGGAAGCTAATGTCAGAAAGGGAGGCAAGCACATCCATAGATGTCGGGAGAAGAGATACAAAGGGAAGGACAAAGATAGAcataaagagaaggaaaagaaaaaggaaaaggagaaaaaaagggagaaaggtGAAAAAACACACAAAGAACATGATAAGCCAAAAGACAGTGGAAAAATGGATCGGATAGACGATCTAATCATCATGCCCTTAGTCCCTCAGAAAAACAATGAAAAATGTGCCGGTACTGATGGAACTATCAAGAAGAGGAAAGACTTTGAGATAAATGTGTTTTTGCATG AAATTGATGGGCTGCCTAATAAGCTTCCAAGGCCAGCACCATCCTCCCGCCTGCATGTTGAGAATGGAAGAACACTGGAGTCATGCCATGTTGCTGCAG GACATCCACAATCAATGGATGACTTGAGGCCCTTGGTTTCTCTAGAAAGTAGTCCGAATGGCAAAGCTTCTGTAGAACGGCCTCACCCTGATACCAAGTTTCTTAGCCAGATATACTCTGTTCCAAAAATGGAGGACTGGCCGGAATATACTGACCAGGAGTTGCTGTTTAGCAGTGATCCCCCCCGGCCAAAGCCTAAGGCGTCATTCAAGGCTGAAAAGACATCCCACTTGTGGACCGAGGGACTGCAAATTGAGTCGGCAGATGTTTTTGCTCTGCCTTTTGTTATTCCTTACTGA
- the LOC103696768 gene encoding DEAD-box ATP-dependent RNA helicase 42-like isoform X1 → MSRCFPFPPPGYEKKLRSDGIDLLAKGKHEEKKHIKEKRYKEQRQGKERKDKDRSRDKHKEKKDKKEKYKEKKRDKYRNRKNRTADDKKTEEQTKGYNEEKIWKGSWKAEEVKNSKFMEEFGRRIKDEGTAERLLENFAGSVQNGFEGFGASIALEKERCNRNEMAANFIAREPRRNDALGQPMEMDADRKNEGRKKAKYRYEMLANLVSKEQRRNDDMGRIVEKDEEKNVEAKEKAKDRYGMVENLRRKEQRRGDKMGQTAEKDAEEKFEGKEKRDDGDKRIEGKDKITDREANVRKGGKHIHRCREKRYKGKDKDRHKEKEKKKEKEKKREKGEKTHKEHDKPKDSGKMDRIDDLIIMPLVPQKNNEKCAGTDGTIKKRKDFEINVFLHEIDGLPNKLPRPAPSSRLHVENGRTLESCHVAAGYSSIKLGTTKYINAERVPETKKHKINGIAGHPQSMDDLRPLVSLESSPNGKASVERPHPDTKFLSQIYSVPKMEDWPEYTDQELLFSSDPPRPKPKASFKAEKTSHLWTEGLQIESADVFALPFVIPY, encoded by the exons GGGAAACACGAAGAGAAGAaacatataaaggagaagaggtaCAAAGAACAGAGACAaggtaaagaaagaaaagacaaGGATAGAAGCAGAGATAAGCACAAAGAGAAGAAGGATAAAAAGGAAAAgtacaaggagaagaaaagggatAAATACAGGAATAGGAAGAACAGGACAGCAGATGATAAGAAAACTGAAGAACAGACCAAAGGTTACAATGAAGAAAAGATCTGGAAAGGTAGCTGGAAGGCTGAAGAAGTTAAAAATTCTAAATTCATGGAGGAATTTGGAAGGAGGATCAAAGATGAAGGGACAGCAGAGAGATTGCTTGAGAACTTTGCAGGTTCAGTTCAAAATGGGTTTGAGGGCTTTGGTGCTTCAATTGCCTTGGAGAAGGAAAGATGTAATAGAAATGAAATGGCTGCAAACTTCATTGCTCGAGAGCCTAGAAGAAATGATGCTTTGGGCCAACCAATGGAGATGGATGCAGATAGAAAGAatgaagggaggaagaaggcaaAATATAGGTATGAAATGCTTGCAAACCTCGTTAGTAAAGAGCAAAGAAGAAATGATGACATGGGCCGAATCGTggagaaggatgaagaaaaaaaTGTTGAAGCAAAGGAAAAGGCGAAAGACAGGTATGGAATGGTTGAAAACCTCCGTCGCAAAGAACAAAGAAGAGGTGATAAGATGGGCCAAACAGCTGAGAAGGATGCAGAGGAAAAATTTGAAGGGAAGGAGAAAAGAGATGATGGAGACAAAAGGATTGAAGGGAAGGATAAGATAACTGACAGGGAAGCTAATGTCAGAAAGGGAGGCAAGCACATCCATAGATGTCGGGAGAAGAGATACAAAGGGAAGGACAAAGATAGAcataaagagaaggaaaagaaaaaggaaaaggagaaaaaaagggagaaaggtGAAAAAACACACAAAGAACATGATAAGCCAAAAGACAGTGGAAAAATGGATCGGATAGACGATCTAATCATCATGCCCTTAGTCCCTCAGAAAAACAATGAAAAATGTGCCGGTACTGATGGAACTATCAAGAAGAGGAAAGACTTTGAGATAAATGTGTTTTTGCATG AAATTGATGGGCTGCCTAATAAGCTTCCAAGGCCAGCACCATCCTCCCGCCTGCATGTTGAGAATGGAAGAACACTGGAGTCATGCCATGTTGCTGCAGGTTATTCTTCCATTAAGCTTGGGACCACAAAATACATCAATGCTGAAAGAGTTCCAGAGACTAAGAAACACAAGATAAATGGCATTGCAGGACATCCACAATCAATGGATGACTTGAGGCCCTTGGTTTCTCTAGAAAGTAGTCCGAATGGCAAAGCTTCTGTAGAACGGCCTCACCCTGATACCAAGTTTCTTAGCCAGATATACTCTGTTCCAAAAATGGAGGACTGGCCGGAATATACTGACCAGGAGTTGCTGTTTAGCAGTGATCCCCCCCGGCCAAAGCCTAAGGCGTCATTCAAGGCTGAAAAGACATCCCACTTGTGGACCGAGGGACTGCAAATTGAGTCGGCAGATGTTTTTGCTCTGCCTTTTGTTATTCCTTACTGA
- the LOC103696768 gene encoding TRAF3-interacting protein 1-like isoform X4 encodes MEEFGRRIKDEGTAERLLENFAGSVQNGFEGFGASIALEKERCNRNEMAANFIAREPRRNDALGQPMEMDADRKNEGRKKAKYRYEMLANLVSKEQRRNDDMGRIVEKDEEKNVEAKEKAKDRYGMVENLRRKEQRRGDKMGQTAEKDAEEKFEGKEKRDDGDKRIEGKDKITDREANVRKGGKHIHRCREKRYKGKDKDRHKEKEKKKEKEKKREKGEKTHKEHDKPKDSGKMDRIDDLIIMPLVPQKNNEKCAGTDGTIKKRKDFEINVFLHEIDGLPNKLPRPAPSSRLHVENGRTLESCHVAAGYSSIKLGTTKYINAERVPETKKHKINGIAGHPQSMDDLRPLVSLESSPNGKASVERPHPDTKFLSQIYSVPKMEDWPEYTDQELLFSSDPPRPKPKASFKAEKTSHLWTEGLQIESADVFALPFVIPY; translated from the exons ATGGAGGAATTTGGAAGGAGGATCAAAGATGAAGGGACAGCAGAGAGATTGCTTGAGAACTTTGCAGGTTCAGTTCAAAATGGGTTTGAGGGCTTTGGTGCTTCAATTGCCTTGGAGAAGGAAAGATGTAATAGAAATGAAATGGCTGCAAACTTCATTGCTCGAGAGCCTAGAAGAAATGATGCTTTGGGCCAACCAATGGAGATGGATGCAGATAGAAAGAatgaagggaggaagaaggcaaAATATAGGTATGAAATGCTTGCAAACCTCGTTAGTAAAGAGCAAAGAAGAAATGATGACATGGGCCGAATCGTggagaaggatgaagaaaaaaaTGTTGAAGCAAAGGAAAAGGCGAAAGACAGGTATGGAATGGTTGAAAACCTCCGTCGCAAAGAACAAAGAAGAGGTGATAAGATGGGCCAAACAGCTGAGAAGGATGCAGAGGAAAAATTTGAAGGGAAGGAGAAAAGAGATGATGGAGACAAAAGGATTGAAGGGAAGGATAAGATAACTGACAGGGAAGCTAATGTCAGAAAGGGAGGCAAGCACATCCATAGATGTCGGGAGAAGAGATACAAAGGGAAGGACAAAGATAGAcataaagagaaggaaaagaaaaaggaaaaggagaaaaaaagggagaaaggtGAAAAAACACACAAAGAACATGATAAGCCAAAAGACAGTGGAAAAATGGATCGGATAGACGATCTAATCATCATGCCCTTAGTCCCTCAGAAAAACAATGAAAAATGTGCCGGTACTGATGGAACTATCAAGAAGAGGAAAGACTTTGAGATAAATGTGTTTTTGCATG AAATTGATGGGCTGCCTAATAAGCTTCCAAGGCCAGCACCATCCTCCCGCCTGCATGTTGAGAATGGAAGAACACTGGAGTCATGCCATGTTGCTGCAGGTTATTCTTCCATTAAGCTTGGGACCACAAAATACATCAATGCTGAAAGAGTTCCAGAGACTAAGAAACACAAGATAAATGGCATTGCAGGACATCCACAATCAATGGATGACTTGAGGCCCTTGGTTTCTCTAGAAAGTAGTCCGAATGGCAAAGCTTCTGTAGAACGGCCTCACCCTGATACCAAGTTTCTTAGCCAGATATACTCTGTTCCAAAAATGGAGGACTGGCCGGAATATACTGACCAGGAGTTGCTGTTTAGCAGTGATCCCCCCCGGCCAAAGCCTAAGGCGTCATTCAAGGCTGAAAAGACATCCCACTTGTGGACCGAGGGACTGCAAATTGAGTCGGCAGATGTTTTTGCTCTGCCTTTTGTTATTCCTTACTGA